Proteins co-encoded in one Bacteroidota bacterium genomic window:
- the fliP gene encoding flagellar type III secretion system pore protein FliP (The bacterial flagellar biogenesis protein FliP forms a type III secretion system (T3SS)-type pore required for flagellar assembly.), producing the protein MRNARPVRLLLLALLLVGFAPGAAAQETSPDLATEATATGSAAGGGSGSVLTPLPGVSVTGGGEDLALPIQLLLLLTVLTLAPSIIILMTSFTRLVVIFSILRTALGMQQSPPTQIIIGLALFLTFFIMSPVIEEANTNALQPYLADKITQADALALAAAPTKAFMLEQTRDKDLMLFMDMAGIDGFADVSEVPLHVLVPAFVISELRIAFQIGFMLFLPFLVVDLIVASVLMSMGMMMLPPVMISLPIKLLLFVLTDGWYLIVESVVRGYLGG; encoded by the coding sequence ATGCGTAACGCCCGCCCGGTCCGCCTCCTCCTGCTCGCCCTGCTGCTGGTCGGTTTCGCGCCGGGGGCCGCGGCGCAGGAGACGTCGCCAGACCTCGCTACCGAGGCAACGGCGACGGGCAGTGCAGCGGGTGGTGGATCAGGCAGCGTGCTCACTCCGCTCCCCGGCGTCTCCGTCACCGGCGGCGGCGAGGACCTCGCCCTCCCGATCCAACTCCTGCTGCTGCTGACGGTGCTCACGCTCGCGCCGTCGATCATCATCCTGATGACCAGCTTCACGCGGCTCGTGGTCATCTTCAGCATCCTGCGGACCGCGCTCGGGATGCAGCAGTCGCCGCCGACGCAGATCATCATCGGGCTGGCGCTCTTCCTGACCTTCTTCATCATGTCCCCGGTGATCGAGGAGGCCAACACGAACGCGCTCCAACCCTACCTCGCCGACAAGATTACCCAGGCCGACGCCCTCGCGCTCGCCGCCGCGCCGACGAAGGCGTTCATGCTGGAGCAGACGCGCGACAAGGACCTCATGCTGTTCATGGACATGGCCGGCATCGACGGGTTCGCCGACGTGTCCGAGGTGCCGCTGCACGTCCTCGTCCCGGCGTTCGTGATCTCGGAGCTTCGGATCGCCTTCCAGATCGGGTTCATGCTGTTCCTGCCGTTCCTCGTGGTCGACCTGATCGTGGCGAGCGTGCTGATGTCGATGGGCATGATGATGCTCCCGCCGGTGATGATCTCGCTCCCGATCAAGCTCCTGCTGTTCGTCCTCACCGACGGGTGGTACCTGATCGTCGAGTCTGTCGTGCGCGGGTATCTGGGAGGATGA
- a CDS encoding flagellar motor protein MotB — MEEEEDNGMPTAPFWMATFSDMVTLLLAFFVMIVAMSEVEVKKFEEALSYFSGGTGPMNHRAATPSRRMSPEEMTRRRTRSERYEKLLQYLKDNDLEDAVTVHLTDEGLHVIITDSVMFRSGEADLLEPSRRLLSKLSGILGSGGLEAVLVEGHTDDRPIRTPRFPSNWELSAARATSVVRYLLGQEHALDPARYTATGHAEHRPLAPNEDAARRARNRRVEILFEWGGAAEPAGASSPVPGSVDRPRLPTPISARAPRPSDGS, encoded by the coding sequence ATGGAAGAGGAAGAAGACAACGGCATGCCCACCGCGCCATTCTGGATGGCGACGTTCAGCGACATGGTGACGCTGCTCTTGGCCTTCTTCGTGATGATCGTGGCGATGTCCGAGGTGGAGGTCAAGAAGTTCGAGGAGGCGCTGAGCTACTTCAGCGGTGGCACGGGCCCGATGAACCACCGGGCCGCAACCCCCTCTCGCCGCATGTCGCCCGAGGAGATGACCAGGAGGCGCACACGGTCGGAGCGGTACGAGAAGCTGCTCCAGTACCTCAAGGACAACGACCTGGAAGACGCCGTCACCGTTCACCTCACCGACGAGGGGTTGCACGTCATCATCACGGACTCCGTCATGTTCCGGTCCGGCGAGGCCGACCTGCTCGAGCCCTCGCGGCGGCTCCTGAGCAAGCTCTCCGGCATCCTCGGGTCGGGCGGCCTCGAAGCCGTGCTCGTGGAGGGCCACACCGACGACCGCCCCATCCGAACCCCTCGCTTCCCGTCCAACTGGGAGTTGTCGGCGGCGCGCGCTACCTCGGTAGTGCGCTACCTGCTCGGCCAGGAGCACGCGCTCGACCCGGCACGCTACACGGCCACCGGGCACGCCGAGCACCGTCCCCTCGCCCCCAACGAGGACGCGGCCCGACGCGCTCGCAACCGGCGCGTCGAGATCCTGTTCGAGTGGGGGGGCGCGGCAGAGCCCGCGGGGGCCTCCTCCCCTGTCCCCGGCTCAGTCGACAGGCCCCGGCTTCCGACCCCGATCTCTGCGCGCGCACCGCGCCCTTCCGATGGCAGCTGA
- a CDS encoding FlgD immunoglobulin-like domain containing protein, whose protein sequence is MELFPISDVSQGQNPFPTSDRSADLDRDDFLQLLVAQLANQDPTNPQEGHEFAAQLAQFSSVEQLANISGTLAVHSEQLAILSEGTAAAAGQQIALASAINDRTTLTAATALIGQTVEAEGNTTVFNGTDPSALSFSLAAPASDVTITIRDASGAVVRTVSPGHLGEGAHVPTWDGLDDKGDPVEPGAYTFEVKATDTDGEAVEATTFTRGRVDRISIDEDGPRLWIGPFALALDDVISVIP, encoded by the coding sequence ATGGAGCTATTCCCCATTTCCGACGTCTCGCAAGGGCAGAACCCCTTCCCGACCTCGGACCGCTCGGCCGACCTCGACCGGGACGACTTCCTGCAACTGCTCGTGGCGCAGCTCGCCAACCAGGACCCGACCAATCCCCAGGAAGGGCACGAGTTTGCCGCGCAGCTCGCGCAGTTCTCGTCCGTCGAGCAGCTCGCCAACATCAGCGGCACGCTCGCGGTCCACTCCGAGCAACTCGCGATCCTCTCCGAAGGCACGGCGGCGGCGGCAGGCCAGCAGATCGCGCTGGCGAGCGCCATCAACGACCGGACGACGCTCACCGCGGCCACCGCGCTCATCGGGCAGACGGTCGAGGCCGAGGGCAACACGACCGTTTTCAACGGCACCGACCCGTCGGCACTCTCCTTCTCGCTCGCCGCCCCGGCGTCCGACGTGACGATCACGATCCGCGACGCTAGCGGGGCCGTCGTCCGGACGGTCAGCCCGGGCCATCTCGGCGAGGGCGCGCACGTCCCGACCTGGGACGGCCTGGACGACAAAGGCGACCCCGTGGAGCCCGGCGCCTACACCTTCGAAGTCAAGGCCACGGACACCGACGGCGAGGCCGTCGAGGCAACCACGTTTACGCGCGGACGCGTGGACCGGATCAGCATCGACGAGGACGGGCCGAGGCTCTGGATCGGGCCGTTCGCGCTGGCGCTCGACGACGTGATCAGCGTCATCCCCTAG
- the fliM gene encoding flagellar motor switch protein FliM — MPDAPDQPLPLDPTDLDLLHETLGEDEIDALLQMRSAIGVDSAPIDFNLLDELAESKRHQAVTYDFRRPRLFSLDQTRVLQYVHESFARDLSVYLSAQLRTMVEITLSAVQQLLYSEYVASSVAPSALYIGEARGQRLEHQFILELDSRFGIYMIEKLFGGPGQFPAATQEASQIEQRIIGRVVRRAFDELETSWERLQEIKLREVAFESNAEFVQILPSMEPVLVAAFDLQVQGHVSFVKLCYPYLMLEHMMGHAGMQRWMSSKVTAVPPETRARYERALRTMDVELRAELGRTRLSIHDLTTLQEGDVIPLQRRTQEPVQVFIGEHEKFSAVAGHAGQQRALRILDVAQPAAFPPTA, encoded by the coding sequence ATGCCGGACGCTCCCGACCAGCCTCTCCCCCTCGACCCGACGGACCTCGACCTCTTGCACGAGACGCTTGGGGAGGACGAGATCGATGCGCTGCTGCAGATGCGCTCCGCGATAGGCGTGGACAGTGCCCCTATCGATTTCAACCTGCTGGACGAGTTGGCAGAGTCGAAGAGGCATCAGGCCGTCACCTACGACTTCAGGCGGCCGCGCCTGTTCTCCCTGGACCAGACACGGGTTCTCCAGTACGTCCACGAGTCGTTCGCCCGCGACCTGTCGGTCTACCTCTCGGCCCAGCTCCGCACGATGGTCGAGATCACCCTGTCCGCTGTGCAGCAGCTCCTCTATTCGGAGTACGTCGCCTCGAGCGTCGCGCCCTCGGCGCTCTACATCGGCGAGGCGAGGGGCCAGCGCCTGGAGCACCAGTTCATCCTCGAGCTGGACTCCCGGTTTGGCATCTACATGATAGAGAAGCTCTTCGGCGGGCCGGGGCAGTTCCCTGCGGCAACGCAGGAGGCCTCCCAGATCGAGCAGCGTATCATAGGCCGGGTTGTCCGCCGCGCGTTCGACGAGTTGGAGACGTCGTGGGAGCGCCTTCAGGAGATCAAACTTCGCGAGGTCGCGTTCGAGTCGAACGCGGAGTTCGTCCAGATCCTCCCGAGCATGGAGCCCGTCCTGGTCGCCGCCTTCGACCTCCAGGTGCAGGGCCACGTCTCGTTCGTCAAGCTCTGCTACCCCTACCTCATGCTGGAGCACATGATGGGGCACGCGGGCATGCAGCGCTGGATGTCGAGCAAGGTGACCGCCGTGCCTCCCGAGACCCGCGCCCGCTACGAGCGCGCCCTCCGCACGATGGACGTGGAGCTCCGCGCCGAGCTCGGCCGGACGCGCCTGTCGATCCATGACCTGACGACCCTCCAGGAAGGGGACGTCATCCCGCTTCAGCGCCGGACGCAGGAGCCCGTCCAGGTGTTCATCGGGGAGCACGAGAAGTTCAGCGCCGTCGCCGGTCATGCTGGACAGCAGCGCGCCCTCCGCATCCTCGACGTTGCACAGCCGGCGGCGTTCCCTCCTACTGCCTGA
- a CDS encoding flagellar basal body-associated FliL family protein, with translation MAADPTPEAEHPDGAAPAPEGGRGRGRVILAAALLAAAGLGATVAYSQFGAVDRIVNAQQDDPEDVPPVEYGEFMQLEPLVVNPAETGGARFLMVSVALESAEAAVLEEVALKDVVVRDAINYALSQKTVGTLGDVGSREAIKEEIRTLVNGLLSEGTVDRLYFTQFMLQ, from the coding sequence ATGGCAGCTGACCCTACCCCTGAAGCTGAGCACCCCGACGGCGCGGCACCGGCCCCTGAAGGCGGTCGCGGGCGCGGCCGGGTCATCCTGGCGGCCGCCCTGCTAGCTGCGGCCGGCCTCGGAGCCACCGTGGCCTACAGCCAGTTCGGAGCGGTCGACCGCATTGTGAACGCGCAGCAGGACGACCCCGAGGACGTACCGCCTGTGGAATACGGGGAGTTCATGCAGCTCGAGCCGCTCGTCGTCAACCCGGCCGAGACCGGCGGGGCCCGCTTCCTCATGGTGAGCGTAGCGCTGGAGAGTGCCGAGGCTGCTGTGCTCGAAGAGGTCGCGCTGAAAGACGTCGTCGTCCGCGATGCCATCAACTACGCCCTCAGCCAGAAGACCGTCGGCACCCTCGGGGACGTCGGCAGCCGCGAGGCCATCAAGGAGGAGATCCGCACGCTCGTCAACGGCCTCCTCAGCGAAGGCACCGTCGACAGGCTCTACTTCACCCAGTTCATGCTCCAGTAG
- a CDS encoding flagellar biosynthetic protein FliO: protein MRFRLRPGLATPRPLRRALLFAGGLLLLFLVVHLAPASETARAGPRLLSAGNLLALALLAGGGAWALHLRKRAASAGHAPALLEPVGQMQLAAGQQLRLVRCGGEVLLLGVASGQITLLRRYDAEAFDIEAFGAERAPDLAEDAPMPPGFAELLRTSLGRPTHA from the coding sequence ATGCGCTTCCGCCTCCGCCCCGGCCTCGCCACGCCGCGCCCGCTCCGCCGCGCGCTGCTCTTCGCCGGGGGCCTGCTCCTGCTCTTCCTCGTCGTCCACCTCGCCCCTGCGTCCGAGACGGCCCGCGCCGGGCCCCGCCTCCTGAGCGCGGGCAATCTGCTTGCCCTCGCTCTCCTGGCGGGCGGCGGGGCGTGGGCGCTCCACCTCCGCAAGCGTGCGGCTTCGGCCGGGCACGCGCCGGCGCTGCTGGAGCCGGTCGGGCAGATGCAGCTGGCGGCGGGGCAGCAGCTCCGGCTCGTCCGCTGCGGCGGCGAGGTGCTGCTGCTCGGCGTGGCGAGCGGGCAGATCACGCTCCTGCGGCGCTACGACGCCGAGGCGTTCGACATCGAGGCATTCGGTGCGGAGCGTGCTCCCGACCTCGCGGAAGATGCTCCGATGCCACCGGGCTTCGCCGAGCTTCTCCGCACTAGCCTCGGGCGACCCACGCATGCGTAA
- a CDS encoding flagellar hook protein FlgE, with product MIRSLRTGISGLRNHQVRMDVIGNNIANVNTVAFKRSRVAFNELLGQKLLGLGRSAGGQGVNPATVGNGVAVASIDQDWNVGSFENTSIGTDLALAGDGFFIAEGIEGNVLTRAGNFRFNAAGNLVTSGGLAVQGWAFAEDGTLNTGQLQDIYLDLDATASPVETANVRLSGNLSADIDATSDDNEVTRTSVIHDAQGKAHTLVMTMRKTDVDEWEIASVEIAGDPDAEPPVPPTALTVSAGTIEFDTDGNLVAPDPATFDITGTFPDSAGDDVAITLDIGDLTQYGGSTTAAVSEQDGQAAGRVISYGINPSGILTVGFSNGEQRSIAQLAIGTVNNPGGLEQLGENFYGATSVSGDLLIGRAGQEVVTSVVAGALEASNVDLATEFTEMIVTQRGYQASARVITTSDELLQEVVQLKR from the coding sequence ATGATTCGCTCTCTCCGCACCGGCATCTCCGGCCTGCGCAACCACCAAGTCCGCATGGACGTCATCGGTAACAACATCGCCAACGTCAACACGGTCGCCTTCAAGCGCAGCCGCGTGGCCTTCAACGAGCTGCTCGGGCAGAAGCTGCTCGGCCTCGGCCGCTCGGCGGGCGGCCAGGGCGTCAACCCCGCCACCGTCGGCAACGGCGTCGCCGTGGCCTCCATCGACCAGGACTGGAACGTCGGGTCGTTCGAGAACACGAGCATCGGCACCGACCTCGCCCTGGCCGGCGACGGGTTCTTCATCGCCGAAGGGATCGAGGGGAACGTGCTCACGCGCGCCGGCAACTTCCGCTTCAACGCCGCCGGCAACCTCGTTACCTCGGGCGGCCTCGCCGTCCAGGGCTGGGCCTTCGCCGAGGACGGCACGCTCAACACGGGCCAGCTCCAGGACATCTACCTCGACCTCGACGCGACCGCCTCGCCCGTGGAGACGGCCAACGTCAGGCTCAGCGGCAACCTCTCCGCCGACATCGACGCCACCTCGGACGACAACGAGGTGACGCGCACGTCGGTCATCCACGACGCGCAGGGCAAGGCCCATACGCTCGTCATGACGATGCGCAAGACCGACGTCGACGAGTGGGAGATCGCCTCCGTCGAGATCGCTGGCGACCCTGACGCGGAGCCGCCCGTCCCACCGACGGCGCTCACCGTCTCGGCCGGCACGATCGAGTTCGACACCGACGGCAACCTCGTCGCGCCGGACCCGGCGACGTTCGACATCACCGGCACCTTCCCGGACTCCGCCGGGGACGACGTCGCGATCACGCTCGACATCGGCGACCTCACCCAGTACGGCGGCTCGACGACAGCGGCCGTGAGCGAGCAGGACGGGCAGGCCGCGGGCCGCGTCATCAGCTACGGCATCAACCCCTCGGGCATCCTCACCGTCGGGTTCTCGAACGGCGAGCAGCGCTCGATCGCCCAGCTCGCCATCGGTACGGTCAACAACCCGGGGGGCCTGGAGCAGCTCGGCGAGAACTTCTACGGCGCGACCAGCGTCTCGGGCGACCTGCTGATCGGGCGCGCGGGGCAGGAGGTGGTCACCTCGGTCGTGGCCGGGGCCCTCGAGGCGAGCAACGTGGACCTCGCCACCGAGTTCACCGAGATGATCGTGACGCAGCGGGGCTACCAGGCCTCGGCCCGGGTCATCACCACCTCGGACGAGCTGCTGCAGGAGGTCGTCCAGCTCAAGCGGTAG
- the fliN gene encoding flagellar motor switch protein FliN: MSVSLSMQDLLGAVRTVLSSLLGREVQLTAQPTEAPDDVAAERHKLTASSEAGELLFTVALDAGWVPALSEALPGEAPAETDDLLLDLASRIYSGLLDQAKTAGLAVPEAVFAVAASAPALPTPGQAVAFEWAQDDASLAGYLLFPDRAASPPPPGPAAEAIPGIARPSFEDLGSERLGGGEAGNLDMLSDVELEVTVELGRRRLPLADVLRLTTGSIVELDKLVGQPLDIYANGRLVAEGEAVVIDEQFGVRVTSLAARQRQQKTLF, from the coding sequence ATGAGTGTCTCTCTCTCCATGCAGGACCTCCTCGGCGCGGTACGCACCGTGCTCTCCAGCCTCCTCGGCCGCGAGGTCCAGCTCACTGCTCAGCCCACCGAGGCACCCGACGACGTGGCGGCAGAACGTCATAAGCTGACAGCGAGCTCGGAGGCGGGCGAGCTGCTCTTTACGGTGGCCCTCGACGCCGGGTGGGTACCTGCGCTCTCCGAAGCCCTGCCAGGCGAAGCCCCGGCCGAGACGGACGATCTCCTGCTGGACCTCGCCTCCCGGATCTACAGCGGGCTCCTGGACCAAGCGAAGACGGCAGGGCTGGCGGTGCCGGAGGCCGTCTTCGCCGTGGCAGCATCGGCTCCTGCGCTGCCGACGCCGGGGCAGGCCGTCGCCTTCGAGTGGGCGCAGGACGACGCCTCGCTGGCCGGCTATCTGCTTTTTCCAGACCGTGCGGCTTCCCCGCCTCCGCCCGGACCCGCGGCCGAAGCCATCCCAGGCATTGCCCGACCCTCCTTCGAGGACCTGGGCAGCGAGCGCCTCGGCGGCGGCGAGGCTGGCAATCTGGACATGCTCTCCGACGTAGAGCTCGAGGTGACCGTCGAGCTCGGCCGCCGCCGGTTGCCGCTTGCCGACGTGCTCCGCCTCACCACAGGCAGCATCGTCGAACTAGACAAGCTCGTCGGGCAGCCGCTGGACATCTACGCGAACGGCCGGCTGGTCGCTGAGGGCGAAGCCGTCGTGATCGACGAGCAATTCGGCGTGCGCGTGACGAGCCTCGCCGCCCGTCAGCGGCAGCAGAAGACGCTGTTCTGA
- a CDS encoding MotA/TolQ/ExbB proton channel family protein codes for MEKSTPIGLGVGFVLIFGTILMGDGWTTFLDPGSLLIVLGGMTAALFVAFSMQEMMGVLPALKAFLAFQEPDLRAHVDELADLARLARREGLLALDRRLGETENELLRLGLEMMVDGVEPQEIEELMRAQLEEGLRTPHLFSRVCDTAGLYAPAFGMIGTLIGLIQMLQNLNDPSAIGPAMAVAMITTFYGAFVANLIFLPLANKSKKQRAVMAQEGHLLLTGVLGLARGDSPNFLEKRLRAFVGGEEDPAAADDSAPALAQAA; via the coding sequence ATGGAGAAGTCAACTCCCATCGGTCTCGGCGTGGGTTTCGTCCTCATCTTCGGGACGATCCTCATGGGCGACGGCTGGACGACGTTCCTGGACCCGGGCTCGCTGCTGATCGTGCTCGGGGGGATGACCGCGGCGCTGTTCGTGGCCTTCTCGATGCAGGAGATGATGGGCGTGCTCCCCGCCCTCAAGGCGTTCCTGGCCTTCCAGGAGCCCGACCTGCGCGCCCACGTCGACGAACTGGCAGACCTCGCCCGGCTGGCACGGCGCGAGGGCCTGCTCGCCCTGGACCGCCGCCTCGGCGAGACCGAGAACGAACTGCTCCGGCTCGGGCTCGAGATGATGGTCGACGGGGTGGAGCCGCAGGAGATCGAGGAGCTGATGCGCGCCCAGTTGGAGGAGGGGCTCCGGACGCCCCACCTCTTTTCGCGCGTCTGCGACACGGCCGGGCTCTACGCCCCGGCCTTCGGCATGATTGGCACGCTGATTGGTCTCATCCAGATGCTCCAGAACCTCAACGACCCCAGCGCCATCGGCCCCGCGATGGCCGTCGCCATGATCACCACCTTCTACGGCGCGTTCGTCGCCAACCTCATCTTCCTCCCGCTGGCCAACAAGTCGAAGAAGCAGCGGGCGGTGATGGCGCAGGAGGGCCACCTGCTGCTGACCGGCGTCCTCGGCCTCGCCCGCGGCGACAGTCCCAACTTCCTCGAGAAGCGCCTGCGGGCCTTCGTCGGGGGCGAGGAGGACCCGGCGGCCGCTGACGACTCCGCCCCCGCCCTCGCCCAAGCGGCCTGA
- a CDS encoding EscU/YscU/HrcU family type III secretion system export apparatus switch protein gives MSDQPDRQEKIHDPTPTRLKKAREEGNLFRSKEMSSVGLLAVSAALLILGMPAAFGALQHLTARLFLGAPTMEFTTASVQGLVADIGWQVTLVLAPFFAALLVAGAGLSVAQTGWNVSVKPLVPKANRISPLQGFKRMFSSKGLFETAKSLVKIAVVGPLAFLAIRSHLPQILSLHTVPLEGIFTMAAGWIALLLVQMLAALAVLSAADFSFEKWKYKQDLKMTDRELKDEAKNQDGDPLLKGKRRQLAREMARRPRLDHAVMQADVVVTNPTHYAVALAYDPLTGSAPRVLAKGVRKRALRIKELAADLGTPTVEDRPLARALHATVDEGHEIAEDLYPAVAAVLAEVYRQRDATVGA, from the coding sequence GTGAGCGACCAGCCCGACCGACAGGAAAAGATTCACGACCCGACCCCGACGCGCCTGAAGAAGGCGCGCGAGGAGGGCAACCTGTTTCGCTCGAAGGAGATGTCGTCGGTGGGGCTGCTGGCCGTCAGCGCGGCGCTCCTCATCCTGGGCATGCCAGCGGCGTTCGGCGCGCTGCAGCACCTGACGGCGCGGCTGTTCCTCGGGGCCCCGACGATGGAGTTCACGACGGCGAGCGTGCAGGGCCTCGTCGCGGACATCGGCTGGCAGGTGACGCTCGTGCTCGCGCCGTTCTTCGCCGCCCTCCTCGTGGCCGGGGCCGGGCTCAGCGTCGCCCAGACCGGCTGGAACGTCTCCGTCAAGCCGCTCGTGCCGAAGGCCAACCGCATCTCGCCGCTCCAGGGCTTCAAGCGCATGTTCTCGTCGAAGGGGCTGTTCGAGACGGCCAAGTCGCTGGTCAAGATCGCCGTCGTGGGGCCGCTCGCGTTTCTCGCCATCCGGAGCCATCTGCCGCAGATCCTGTCGCTGCACACGGTCCCGCTCGAGGGCATCTTCACGATGGCCGCCGGGTGGATCGCGCTCCTGCTCGTCCAGATGCTCGCCGCCCTCGCGGTGCTCTCCGCCGCCGACTTCTCGTTCGAGAAGTGGAAGTACAAGCAAGACCTCAAGATGACCGACCGGGAGCTGAAGGACGAGGCCAAAAACCAGGACGGCGACCCGCTCCTCAAGGGCAAGCGCCGGCAACTCGCCCGCGAGATGGCCCGCCGCCCGCGCCTCGACCACGCCGTGATGCAGGCCGACGTCGTCGTCACCAACCCGACGCACTACGCCGTCGCGCTCGCCTACGACCCGCTCACCGGCAGCGCGCCGCGCGTCCTCGCCAAAGGCGTCCGCAAGCGCGCCCTCCGCATCAAAGAACTCGCCGCCGACCTCGGCACCCCGACCGTCGAGGACCGGCCGCTGGCGCGGGCGCTCCACGCGACGGTCGACGAGGGCCACGAGATCGCCGAGGACCTCTACCCCGCCGTCGCCGCCGTCCTCGCCGAAGTCTACCGCCAACGTGATGCAACGGTAGGAGCTTGA
- the fliJ gene encoding flagellar export protein FliJ: MAGKTFRFSLQSVLDLRRREVEEAEHALGRAVQERREREEHLAATRRKRAEAHAAMPDGPIDPTVLRRRAGFLGDLRSAEAEAARRLDVVREQETEARCALTARRQPEEALRVLRDQEASAHRRAQAKAEADFLDEQASTRHRRRIRPVPHS; this comes from the coding sequence ATGGCCGGAAAGACCTTCCGTTTCTCGCTGCAAAGCGTTCTCGACCTCCGCCGCCGCGAGGTTGAGGAGGCGGAGCACGCCCTGGGCCGCGCCGTGCAGGAGCGCCGGGAGCGCGAGGAGCACCTCGCTGCCACCCGCCGGAAGCGCGCCGAGGCCCACGCCGCTATGCCGGACGGCCCCATCGACCCGACCGTGCTCCGCCGCCGCGCCGGCTTCCTCGGCGACCTCCGCAGCGCTGAGGCCGAAGCTGCCCGACGCCTCGACGTGGTCCGGGAGCAGGAGACCGAGGCGCGGTGCGCGCTCACCGCGCGTCGCCAACCGGAAGAGGCGCTCAGGGTGCTCCGCGATCAGGAAGCGAGCGCCCACCGGCGCGCCCAGGCCAAAGCCGAAGCCGACTTTCTCGACGAGCAGGCCTCGACCAGGCACCGCCGGCGCATCCGTCCCGTCCCGCACTCCTGA
- a CDS encoding TIGR02530 family flagellar biosynthesis protein, protein MNVRHLASRVDAPGLPAGPSPAPRPAPPGEAFAETLRRAQGPDLTVSAHAAGRIAQRGISLSQADRASITEAMQHLDAKGARDALLLRTDAAFVVNVPNRTVVTALGQQDLKDRVFTGIDSAFVL, encoded by the coding sequence GTGAACGTCCGTCACCTCGCCTCCCGCGTCGACGCGCCCGGCCTGCCGGCGGGGCCGTCGCCGGCACCGCGCCCCGCGCCTCCGGGCGAGGCGTTCGCCGAGACGCTGCGGCGAGCCCAGGGGCCGGACCTCACCGTCTCGGCCCACGCCGCCGGCCGGATCGCGCAGCGCGGCATCTCGCTGAGCCAGGCCGACCGCGCCTCGATCACGGAGGCGATGCAGCACCTCGACGCCAAGGGCGCACGCGACGCCCTCCTGCTCCGCACCGACGCCGCCTTCGTCGTCAACGTCCCCAACCGGACGGTCGTGACGGCGCTCGGGCAGCAGGACCTCAAAGACCGCGTCTTCACCGGGATCGACAGCGCCTTCGTGCTCTGA
- the fliR gene encoding flagellar biosynthetic protein FliR has protein sequence MLLDPDHLLRALLVFVRVGGLFVAAPFFGQRLIPVQVKVMLAAVLAFSLAGLVGGALPPGVTHPVGFVVALAVEALTGALLGFAAQFVFYAVQFAGDVIGFQMSLSLAQIYNPISGEPSNPLGRVLTLGFMLLFILLGGPQQLVLALVSSFQVVPLAGADLAAGGPLLLQWTGAFFTTALRLAAPFMVTLFLIDVALGVFARVVPQADLFSLGLPLKILAGLSLFALFVQQFGPVAPDLVARMVEDVAQLLGVLGG, from the coding sequence GTGCTCCTCGACCCCGACCACCTGCTGCGCGCGCTGCTCGTCTTCGTCCGCGTCGGCGGGCTGTTTGTGGCGGCGCCGTTCTTCGGGCAGCGGCTGATTCCAGTGCAGGTCAAGGTGATGCTGGCAGCCGTCCTCGCGTTCAGCCTCGCCGGGCTCGTCGGCGGCGCGCTCCCGCCGGGCGTTACGCACCCGGTCGGCTTCGTCGTGGCCCTCGCTGTCGAGGCGCTGACGGGAGCGCTGCTCGGGTTCGCGGCGCAGTTCGTGTTCTACGCCGTGCAGTTCGCGGGCGACGTGATCGGGTTCCAGATGAGCCTGAGCCTCGCGCAGATCTACAACCCGATCAGCGGCGAGCCGTCGAACCCGCTCGGGCGCGTGCTCACGCTGGGGTTCATGCTGCTCTTCATCCTGCTCGGCGGGCCGCAGCAGCTCGTTCTGGCGCTCGTCTCGTCGTTCCAGGTGGTGCCGCTGGCCGGGGCCGACCTCGCGGCGGGCGGGCCGCTGCTGCTCCAGTGGACGGGGGCGTTTTTCACGACGGCCCTCCGCCTCGCCGCCCCGTTCATGGTGACGCTCTTCCTGATCGACGTCGCGCTCGGCGTCTTCGCCCGCGTGGTCCCGCAGGCCGACCTGTTCTCGCTGGGCCTGCCGCTCAAGATCCTCGCCGGGCTGAGCCTCTTCGCGCTCTTCGTCCAGCAGTTCGGCCCCGTCGCCCCGGACCTCGTCGCGCGGATGGTCGAGGACGTAGCGCAGCTCCTCGGCGTGCTCGGCGGCTAG
- the fliQ gene encoding flagellar biosynthesis protein FliQ — MNTDVALFWMREAMQLAVLVTAPMLGVALAVGLLVSLFQAVTSMQEMTLSYIPKILAIALMLLLLAPWMLEMLTDFAAQAFSFIPNVSR; from the coding sequence ATGAACACCGACGTAGCCCTGTTCTGGATGCGCGAGGCGATGCAGCTCGCGGTCCTCGTGACGGCCCCGATGCTCGGCGTCGCGCTCGCGGTCGGTCTCCTGGTGAGCCTCTTCCAGGCGGTGACCTCGATGCAGGAGATGACGCTGAGCTACATCCCGAAAATCCTCGCGATCGCCCTCATGCTCCTGCTCCTTGCCCCGTGGATGCTGGAGATGCTGACCGACTTCGCCGCGCAGGCGTTCTCGTTCATCCCGAACGTCTCGCGGTGA